The genomic segment TTAAaatgaattaaaataataaaatagttatagattttattagATGATGTGTTATTTAAAGAGATAAGGAGGGTGAGAAGTGAGAGAACATAAGGATGAGAGGTTAGGGTTAATAGCGGGTTTGAGCTTTCATGTGGACTTATgctttatctttttcttttttttaaaaaaaaaaaactatagcgTTAGTGATCACTAACGCCGAGAGAAGAGATTGGTGTCAGTAATCTACTGACGCTGATTCTCTTCAATTTTATATGGCGTCGATCAACGTTGTTGACCGACGTTTTTGGGTGACACAAAAATCctgttttgtttatttattattggTTAGTATGAATAAACACACAAAAATTGAGCACATTAATGAAATTGAGCATATTATCTCAATTCGCAATGACaattatattgattaattaaaatcTTACCAAATATTCTCATACATTTTAATTGGACCCTTCATCCACTGATATATTCATCCCAATCCCTACGATTTAAAAAGAATGCGTAAAATCTCTCTTGCATGAATATCTAGAGAATGTCGATTGTGAGCCATGTATTGAACTAAATGTTTGTTTGGCTCAAAATAAAGACACTTGGATCATTTTAGTGCATCAACTTTAGTAATTTTCATGGTGCCAATTGCTTTGAACAATTACTAGCTATACAAGACTGAGCTAGCTCACTTTAAGCAACCAAAAAAGTTGTAcccattaataaaaaaaagaatagaaatcttGATCACTTTAtaggaaaaaaatatataattgtaTTGAAACTCTTGGCCCACATAAAAAAAGATAAGAGATTCCATGATGCATTACTCAAGTTTATaagttttcttttttttcctcaAAAGTATATACTAACCTTTTGGTTTGAAAGAATGTTAAAATTGATGGAGTAGTCCCCACATCAGAAAACAATCCTCATTAAAAGATTATATTACTAGAAAATCTTTTGAGTGAGTAGGTTgatatatgttttgataaataAACATGAAGAAAATGTGATGAATACCATTAATTAGTAGCATGTAGTCATGTAAAATATAATTAACCAAATTATTGTTTGGAAAGTTGATAAGGAAAATGATTAATTTAGTGCAAATATCGCGAGGAACATTCCTAAAGCAtgtatcactacaacaaaatatctCTATTATGCTACTATTTTATGACGTCCATCGGGATGCACATCATAAAAACTTTATCGAGAATTATTACAACACTCAAACATCGTAATACGTTATGattctctcttttttattttttctttctgttaccctttttttaataaacaaaagatagctgtaaaaagacaagtatttttaaaTTATGACATTAAAATCTCACACATTactcaataaaaaaataataaaataaaaattgaaagcATCTCTCCTTTCTCCCTCTCTCACACGCAGCTCATCCTTTCTTGCATGGCtccacttctctctctctctctctctctttcaataACCATTTCATTCATCTTTCCCTCTCACATGGCGCTCTCCTTCACTTACTTCTCATTTTATTAGCAGATATGGTGCGACGGAGGAGGGTGATGGACGTGGACGGCCGGACGTTGGCATGAACAATGAAGGTCGTGGGCGAGAGTGGGTGTTGATAGGCTGGGGGACAAAATTGGACACAAACGAAAAAGGACTCTGCATATTTGAGGGTATATAACTTGTACATCAAAGAGAATTTGAGTAATATATTCCTTCATATTTCCTCTTCATTTTGGTGTGTGGTTATTTCGTTTATCCTCTTTAATTTGTAATATCACATTTGATATAAAATTGGGATTTACGATTTAGTGGTATCTACGATTTTGGGATTTTGCTAGATAAAAAGTGATTTTTTTTGTTATAGTGGGTATATTATGTTGAGCATTTCTCAGCGTAATAACTTATTGCAAACGTTATTATGACGTGCAAAACATGTCATAATAACTCTATCTTTTTATGTCTACAATTATTATATATGTCGAACAATTGTTCGACGTAATAACCCTCttgtattaatttattatttttttattggtgTGTAATAACTATGTGTTGTAGGGTAAATTTACCCTCCCTCGCGAGGATGACATCGCTAATAACTATTCACCATGGTGCGAGAACTAGTTCACCCATCTTGAAAAAGCAAGCTCCCAGTATTAAGGAAAAAGTGCAAACGCACAATAGTCAAGCATTTAAGTGCAATTAATGGAGACATTTTCAATATGGAAATAGCAAATTTTGCATCTATTGTAAATCATTATCTTTAATTACATTAAAGTGTAATGGTCAAATGGCCTAAGGGAAACTttatttctctataaataggtgATCCCAACGACGTTCATTCAAAGTAATGAATGGGTTTGGAGATAATCAAAATAAGACTACTTTTTCCAAAGTGGGCATAGTCTCGACCGAAAATTGAGTTGAACTACTATAATTTTGTGATTGTATTTAACTTTACATACTCGCATATTACTTCTTGAGTGCTCGCATATATTGATGTTGTTACAAAACTCATCTAACAACActatcgtatatatatatattcataattaAAATGAAATTTTGTATACACATACATAAGGTTGTAATACTAATGGCACAATTTGTGATATAATAACAAGTGAAATTGTAAAGAACAAATGCTTTGAAAGTTGATCTACCAATGATTCCATAGTGTGATTTTTATAATCATAATTCAACGGTGATGTGATTGGCATGGAACTTTTTGCAAGTGACGATGAAAAGTTGCTAACGTTGGACAGAAAACAAGGAAGATCAGTCAATgaatcttaaaaaataaaaatatatttgtccATACCCACAAAAGGTGTTAGAGAATTATGTTTTACTACGAGAATCCACATATAATAATACAAAAGAAGTAGAACCTTTTGATGTTACAAAAGCTAAAAGAGAATATAAGAAATCACATGTATAAATAGCCATCCATATTGTTCATTGTGAGCCACCAAATATATTGTACTACTCAACCATTTTCAATAGTTTACTACgttaaaaattatcatatttaaattttcatatttttttattaagaaGCATATAGCCATGGCTAGGGACCCTCTTGTGGTTGGCAGAGTGATAAACGATGTGTTGGACCCTTTTACGAAGTCTGTGTCTCTTAAAGTTTCGTACAGTGGCAATAGGGCTATTAACAATGGTACTGACCTCAGACCTTCTCAAGTTGCTAACCAACCTAGGGTTGAAATTGGTGGGGATGATCTCAGGACCTTCTACACTTTGGTCagtataatttatatatatatacatacatactctTCTCTTTCTATATATTAACACAATCATTTATTGTATGACAGGTTATGGTTGATCCTGATGCTCCTAACCCTAGTGAACCCAATCTCAGAGAATATTTGCATTGGTAATTAACCACAGTTTGCAATtaaaattttgttgttttagtgatttttatgtattattacaataagtttaaaaaaaaattccttaatagataaattttattatattctaCTAGGGCTGGTTCTGAGTTGTGGGAGGCCCTATATAAAatgttgtttttttaaaaataattatatataaagtgacaattttcaaaattttggggCATTTATAGGTAAAAAATtgcatttttcccaatttttggGGCCTAATTGTCTGAGGGCTTTAGGCACAGGCCAGACCCACCTATACCCATGTTCGAACTTGTGTACTTCATAAATATAAATCTCGCTATACatattttaaatttagttttatTTACTTAGTTTAGATTTAATGTGCTTTGGGTTGGTTTTCAATCAAATCTAATCAATTACAAAGTACATTAAATCAAAAGTAAATACAAAGTATATAATGAAATTTGTCTTAATATAACAAAATTATTGCTATATTACCATATATCCAAAATGTAGTCAATCCTGTTTGTATGTTGACTTTTCAGGTTGGTGACTGATATTCCCGCAACTACCGGAGCAGGCTTTGGTACATATGTTTATACTTACTTATTtctaaataattaagataattcctAGTTTTTACACAACATAATTGCAATTTTTACTGAAAACACCAAGTCCAATTTAAACCCTAATTAAGAACAACACAATTGTGTAGGCCTTATCATCGATTCCAAACCTATTTTTAGTAAAACTACTTTTTTTACTGTAAGTTTTGATAAtcatttttactcaaataatatTGTGTTTGACAAAATATGTAGTTTCTTTTTCAATCGTCATTAATTTGCATAAAATTTCAtcattttaattattataattctGTAAAATAATCTTTTATGTTGTCTATTTTCATTAATTACTCGAAAtagaataaaatatttataatgatAAAATTGATTGTTCGAATGTAGGACAAGAAGTGATGTGCTATGAGAGTCCACGACCAACGGTGGGAATACATCGTTATGTGTTCGTGTTGTTCCGGCAACTTGGACGGCAAACAGTGTACGCGCCTGGGTGGCGACACAACTTCAACACAAGAGACTTTGCTGAGATCTACAATCTGGGATTGCCCGTTGCTGCCGTTTATTTCAACTGTCAGAAGGAAATCGGTTGCGGTGGAAGAAGGTCATAATATATATCtatccatatatataaatatatatctatccatatatataaatatatataataatcataattatatatctatatattgaatAATGCTAGAGACACAACACTAATAAACTTAAAATTTACCATTAGTGACGATATCTTTTTCAACTATATACATAGTTAAAAATGTTATCATTAAAGGGTAAGTTTTTGAGTGTATACAATGCTGGCTGCtaactatatataataataataataataatatcgactatatatatatcatgcaaCTACAAGTAGCATAATATATATATGCTACatctagtagtagtagtaactaTATATGTGTGTTGTATAACTAGTTGTGATCTCTTGTAATAAAACTCTAGCACTGTACTATCAGTACTTATGAAATTATCAAATGTGAGTTGTAAATGTTTCACGCATCTAGCAATATTAATGTTATTATTACTAGATGTTGTAAATGTTTATGATGGATCAATATAATATGTGGacttatagtacttttcattatcTCGTCAACGTGATTAATTATTTGTTTACATATTTTTTCATTTATattctcatatttttctctaaaaatCTAAAAATACTTAGTCGCAAATAAGTTGAAAGATTAAGATTAATCAAAGCAAACAAATAAAAATTGGAGACTAAGATTTTTTATTATGATTGCCAAACTGAATAATATAGATGCGACTAGTCTAAAACAAGaaggaaaaatataaaaataatctaTTCTACTATtattaacaaaaaaattattatataccCTTATAACCCTAGCTATATCGAAAATTTTCCAATGGGATATGCATAAACAAGTGCAATTATTAGCTATATGCATGTGAATAAGGGCAAAGTAATTGTTCTATTCTAAAGCAGCAATTGAGCCACTTATTAACTCAATTAGCATTCCTATGATTATAGAGGGGAAACCTATGTTTGTCTCTCTCATTCCTAAGCGCCATTAGCAATCCTAGTCTTTTTCCTCTAGTTCTTTTTCTCTCTTGGTCGGAGCAACATCAGCATGTGGTTGGGCTTTTGGTGAAGCTCTAACTGAGAGGGCACGTAGCTTTAAGGTGGGCGATCTTCTTGTGGTGGTccaacatcattttttttttcgtttCATGGTCCTTTAGGCGTTGATGGGTGATGTGTCCCTTGGTTGGCATTAGCGGTGGtgttcttgatgcatgttagGGGGTGTTGCGGTTCTCGGCAGCTGAGTTGTCTCCCTTCCCGTTGGTGGGTAAGTTTTGGGCAGATCTTTGCTATTTGGACGAGTTTGGTGGCTTGTGGTTCTGGGATGGGTTCAAGGGGATCAAGATTGACAATGTTGAAGGGTGGTAAGGACTCTACGAGCCATTTCATTTGTTCATTGTACTTATTGATTGGCTTTTTGCTTGTTTAGTTTTTTCAATAATGGTGTTTATCACCCACTATTTCACTACCTTACTAGCTAATGGCTTTCACGACGATGCTTTGAGGTATTGGTTTAGTAGAGTCACTCAGCGTGCTTATCCTAGAAAACACTTGGATGAATCTCTTTCAGACGTAGATTTGGTTGTTATTCAAATAGTTATTGATCCCATGTCTTGTGATCTTCCGGCGTGAAGCGTTGGTTTTCATGAGATTTGTATATCgttgttttattttcaataatgtttcttttattgaTTATAGGTCTTTAGACATTGTTGGGGTTGATATATATTTGATGGTGAACATTGTAAACAACTTAATAAGCCTAAATTGGTCATTTGAACTAGCTTTGTAAGTAATTCAACCTGTTATATGAACGTTGTATGATTCACTCTATTATGAAATTTCTTATTATCTTTTAAAAAGAAGTTCTATTCTAAATATGTGATATCATGTAAAATGACAATTAATCTGAATATGCTCAATTCAttcataaatgaataaattaactGATTTTAATAACACTCGTATTGTCACAATTATTAAGCCATAAAAGTTAGCTAAGTCAGTTCACTACTTAAAAAATAACTTTTAGCTAGCGTCACTAAAAAGCGTCAGTCCAAGGTACTAATCGACATTTTTTAAATGTGGAGATTTTAGGCGTTAGTCCAAAAATGACGCCAAAAAATGCTGCGTTTTTGGTATAGGCTTTAGCTAGACCTAAATGTAACACACTATAGTCGTTAGTTGAGGACTGACACCTATATTGTTTGcaaatttaataataaaagaGCCAAGCCTAGCGCGACAACTTTACTCTCTATAATCTTACTCTCCCCATTTCTCTCGTTCTTTCACATTCTCCCAAAAAAGAtagaaaagaaaaagaggaaaaaaGAAAACACCCTACTTTCTTTCAATCTCATCCATTATCCACATTCTCTTCTCAATCCTACCAACCGCCCAAATCTCTCCCCAACTCTTGACAATGTACGAGTCTCTCTCTCCAACAAACCCAGACC from the Humulus lupulus chromosome X, drHumLupu1.1, whole genome shotgun sequence genome contains:
- the LOC133805164 gene encoding protein VERNALIZATION 3-like translates to MARDPLVVGRVINDVLDPFTKSVSLKVSYSGNRAINNGTDLRPSQVANQPRVEIGGDDLRTFYTLVMVDPDAPNPSEPNLREYLHWLVTDIPATTGAGFGQEVMCYESPRPTVGIHRYVFVLFRQLGRQTVYAPGWRHNFNTRDFAEIYNLGLPVAAVYFNCQKEIGCGGRRS